Part of the Sandaracinaceae bacterium genome, GAGCATGTCGACCTCGTGCCACAGGTGCCCGAGGTTGACGCCCGCCATGCCGCGGTTGTCGTCCATGAACGTGGTGGGCGCGAAGCGCGGCAGCCCCGTGATCTCCTTCAGGATGCGCCCGATGCTGCGCTTCTCGCCCGCGTTCATGTTGGCCCACCCGAAGGCGATGAGCAGGCCCGAGGCGCGCAGCACGCTGTAGCCCTTCTTCCAGTCGCGCCCACCGAGCGCGTCCATGATGAGGTTCACGCCACGCCCTTCGGTCAGCCGCTTGATCTCCGCCACGTAGTCCTGCGTGCGGTAGTCGATGGCGTGGTCGCAGCCGTGCGAGCGCACGTAGTCGTGCTTGCCCGCCGAGGCGGTGCCGTACGTCGTGATGTCCGGGATGGTCTTGCACAGCTGCAGCACGGCCGTGCCCACGCCGCCCGCGGCCATGTGGATGAGCACGTGGTCGCCCGGCTTGATGCGCGCGACCTGGAAGAGCATGTGGTACGCGGTGAGGTAGTTGACCGGCAGCGCGGCGCCCTGCTCGAAGCTCATGTTCGCAGGCATGTGGAAGACCTGGTTCGCAGGGACCACCACGCAGTCCGCGTGCCCACCGAAGCGCGTGAGCGCGGCCACCCGGTCACCAATCGCGACGCCGGTCACCCCGTCGCCCACGGCGTCCACCACGCCCGCCACCTCGTAGCCCGGCACGAAGGGCGTGGGCGGCGCGTCCGGGTACAGCCCCTGGCGCGCCATGACCTCCGCGAAGTTGAGGCCGGCGGCCTGAGCGCGCACGCGCACCTCGCCCGACTTGGGCTCCGGGTCGGGGCTCTCACGGAGCTCGAGGACGTTGGCCTTGCCTGCCTTGGGGATCCAAATCGCGCGCATGATGATCTCGGGATGTGTTGGGGAATGGACGCCTGCGGTGCGGGCGGAGCGACGCGGACGGTGTCCGGTGCACCTCACCAGGGCTCCCGAGGTTCGCAGCGTGCGTCGTCACGTCGCGCGGGAGCGTTACCTCGGTCGGTCACGCCTTGAGCACGACCTTGCCCGTGATGCTGCCGCCCTCGAGGAGCGCGTGCGCCTGCTCGGCGCGCGAAAGGGCCCGCTCTGCCCCGATGAGCGGGGTACGCAGCTTGCCCGCGGCCAGCGCGCACATGAGCTCGGCCCAGTCGGCCCGGCAGGCGGCGGGACCGCACCCGGGGCTCGCCGTGATGCCGTACATGCGCACGCGGATGCCGGGGCGCAGCGCCGCGCCGAGCACGTGCCGCAGCCCACCGACGACGCCGCCCAGCCCGCGCTCGACGTCGCCGGACACGCCCAGCGCCACCAACGTGCCCCCGGGTGCCAGCGCCTGCGCGCTCTTCTTCAGGTGCTCGCCGCCGATGCCATCGATGACCACGTCCACCCCGCGTCCACCCGTCTGCTCGCGCACGGCCGAGACGAAGTCCACCGCGCGGTAGTCGATGGGCTCGCCTCCGCGCTCGCGCACGACGTGGTGCTTGCCCGCCGACGCGGTGCCGTAGACGCGTAGGCCACGCTGGCTGGCGATGTCCAATACGGCGCAGCCCACGCCCCCCGCAGCGCCGTGCACCAGCACGTTGCCTCCCTCGGGCACGCGCGCCACCCGCGTGAGGACCTGCAGCGCCGTGATGGCGTTGAGCCCGAGTCCCAGCGCCTCGCGCGCGTGCACACCGTCGGGGATGGGCACGCACGCGGAAGCGGGCACGACCACGTGCTGCGCGTATCCGCCAAAGCCCGTGAGCGGCATGAGCACGGCCACGCGCTGTCCGGCCATGAGCGGGGTCGCCTCGCCGACCTCGTCGATCTCGCCCGTCACGTCGTAGCCGGGCGTGAAGTCGAAAGGCGGCGCCAAGACCCCTTTGCGCCGCATCACGTCGCCGTAGGCCACGCCGGCGTAGCGCACGCGCACGCGCGCCTCACCCGGGCCGGGCGGCAGGAGCGGCCCCTCCACGTAGCGCATCCGCCGCGCCGCCCCGCGACCGCTGACCTCGACTCTTCCGCTGCTCATGCCACGCGTAGCCTACACGCGGGCGGCGAACGGCGCTGCGCTGGCGCGTCCGTCGCGTGCGGCCGCCTTCCTCAGCGCCACCACGCGCGGGTCGGCCTCGAGCCACTCGATGCGCTTGCCCTCACGGAAACGGCGGCTCACCACGGCCAGGGCCCGCTGCGGGACCAGGTGCAGGGGCACCTGCTCCGGGAACGCCACCGCGCAGTAGTTCACGAAGTCCACCAGGCTGAAGAACTCGGGCGGGAACTCCGCGTCCTCCTCGCTGGGCTTGGGGTAGTCGAAGCGAGCGGCGCGCGCGATGTAGCCGTCCTCGCCCAGGAACAGCCGGAGGTACGCGTCCGGGTCGGCCACGATCCACCCGAGCAGCCGGCGCCGCGCCCGATGCACCCGCGTGCGCGGCGCGAGCAGCGCTTCGGTCTCGGCGCGCAGCGCGTCGAGGCCCCCTTCGTGCGTCTGGATGACCTGCAGGTCCCACACGGGCATGCCCTGGTGGTACGTGAAGTGGAGGTGCCGAATGACCGAGTCGAGCGCGGCCGCGAGCCCGGTGCCCGTCTCGAGGTGGTCACGCCCGATCAGCCCCAAGAGCACCGGCTGCCGCACCACGGGGTGCCCGAGGGGCGTGCCCGCGTAGCACTCCTCCGACGTGGCGTCGCTGCTGATCACGTAGGGCAGCATCTGCAGCTCCCCCTGGCGAACCTGCGCGGCCGTGGGGATGCGCGTGACGAGCCCGGCTTCGACGAACGGCGCGAGGCGAGCGGCGAGGGAGTAGCGGTGCGGCATGGGGGGCTCCTGCGGGTGATGGCGCGCGACGGCGTGTGTCGGACTGTGTTTCACAGTTGTGTATTACAGTCTGTCCGGTGTCAAGGCCGCGGGTGGTTTTCGGAGCCGTACTCGCACGGGCATCAACAAAATGAACTTGACGTCAGTTTCATGTTTTGTCAGAGTGGGTCCACGCGGCGCGCCGGACCCACAGCGCCGAGACCACCACGCCGAACCGAGAGGCCCCGCCATGAAGCAGAGTGCAGAACAACGCCCCATCCCCAGCGTGCAGCGCAAGGCCGCCATCGCCCTCGGCGCGGCGCTCGATCACAGCGGTGACGTGGCCGTGGCGCCCATCCCCGACTTCGACCTCGACCGCACCATCTTCCAGACGCTGGAGAAGGCCGCCCCCCGCTACGTGATCAAGACGCGCATCGCGAAGACCACGGCCTGGGACCGCCCCAAGGCCGAGTCGGTCGAGGCCGCCTACCAAGCCGCGCGCACGCAGTACCCGCTGCCCACCGTGGACCCCGCCCTGCTGCGCTTCATGGTCGACGAGTGCGACTTCGACGTGGAGCACGCGGACGGGTCGTTCCTCGACCACCTGTACTTCTGCTTCGAGTACGGCGTGCAGCACTACCCCGAGCGCTCGCCCCTGGTGCTCCTGCTGCACTCCATCCTCGGCACCGGCACCAACACCTTCGCCATGAGCGCGGACAAGATCCCCACGCTGCGCGGGCTGATGAACGAGTTCGAGTGGCGCCACACGGAGGCGTTCCCGTCCGTGCTGCGGCTGCTGTACGACCTGCCCCTGCGCAAGGAGCTGTGGGCCAACGTCGAGCGCCTCGACCAGCTCGAGTCCATCCGCATGCACCGCGTGATCGACAACGAGCCCATCACGCTGAGCGCGGAGGACTTCTTCGTGCAGCTCAACTACCAGCTCATCCACCTGGTGGACTTCCTGCCAGTGGCCAACTGGTCCACGCACCAGAACGACACGTCGTTCATCGTCTTCCGCGACCTCTACGACCTGCTGCAGAAGGCGGGCAAGCTCGAGGCCAAGATCGACTACGAGCCGGCCAAGCCGAACAAGAAGCAGCGCGAGGCGCACACCTTCGGCGGGTGGCTGACCACGCTCATCCCGGTCCGCGTCAGCGAGACGATGGCGGCGAAGAGCGTGCGGCGGTTCTCCGAGCGTGTGGGCCACTCCATGGAGTACACGCTCACGTTCAAGTGAGCGGGCGCGTACGAGGTGAGGCCCACGTCCGGGTGAACCCGGATGCTCAGGTGAACACCAGCTCCAGTGTCAGCCCGTCAGGGTCACGCACGTAGAGCGAGCTGCGCGCAGGCTCGTGCGGCGCGCCGAGCGCCCGGAGCCGCTGCTCCACGTCCTGGCGCGCGGAGGTGGGCAGCGCGACGGCGACGTGCAGGCCCGCGGCGTGACCTCGGGGGTCGTCGTCGCGCAGGGGCACGACCGCCACGCGCAGCTCGCCGGCCACGACGAGCATGTGCCCACCCAAGGGCTCGCGGCGTCCGTCGAAGAGGGTCTCGTAGAACGCGAGGGTGCGCTCGACGTCGCACGCGGCGACGCCGATGTGGTGAACGTGAAAGGTCATGCTGGGAGCTCCTTGGGAATGGGCGCACGAGGGCGCCGCGCCGCCTTCCACGGGTCCTCGCGCGGGTCCATCCTGCGCTGGACATCTCCCTTCGCCCCGACGGGCCGAGAGCGCCCGGGGCTCACCTGAACCGGGCCGCCTTTTCTGAGAGGTTGGGCGCCCGCAGTGTAGCGCGGCGAGGAGCACGCGCACAGGGTGCTCCACGCCACTGGACACCACCCGAACTGTGTATCACAGCTGCCGGAGAGCATGGCCGACACGGACCGCAGCGAGACCACCGTCGACGTCCTCGAGCGTACGCTCGTGCGGCGGATCCTGCGCCGCGAGTACCCGGCCGGTGCGAACCTGCCCTCGGTGCGCGCGCTGGCAGCGGAGTTCGACGTGACCGCGCCGACCATCCAGCGGGTCACGGCGCGGCTCGAGGCCCACGGGCTGGTCGAGGCCCGCCACGGAAGCGGCGTGCGCGTGCTGGACGCCACGCGCACGGGGGGGCTCTCTCTGCTGCCGCTGTGGTTCGACGCGCTCTCGGACAACCCGCCCGAGGCGGCGCGCGTGTTCCGCGAGTGCATGGAGCTGCGGCGGCTGGTGACGCTGCACCTCGCGCCGCGCATCGACGCCGTGGCGTCCGCACCCGAGCTGGTGAAGGCCGTGCAGCGCACGCTCGGCGCGCAGACGCAGGACGAGCTGATGGAGGCCGACCTGGCCTTCACGCGCGCGGTGCTGGACGCGGCCGGGCACTTCGGCGCGACGGCCCTGTTCAACACGGTCGAGACGGTCATCCGCAGCGTGCCCGGCGTGGCCGACGCGTTCTACGGCGACCCCTCGTTCCTGCGCGACGCGACGCGTGTCATCGTCGACGCGGTGATCGCCAACGCCCCGGAGCGCGACCGCGTGATCATGGATGCGCTGACGCGGTTGGACGAGCGGGCCGCGGAGCGCTTCGAGCGGTCGGTCGCCGCGCGCGGCCAACCTGCTAAGGAGCGCCCATGACCGTCTTCCGCCCGTGCATCGACCTCCACGACGGCAAGGTGAAGCAGATCGTCGGTGGCACGCTGCGCGACGAGGGCGAGGGCCCGCGCGAGAACTTCGTGTCCGAGCAGCCCGCGAGTTGGTTCGCGGAGCGCTACCGCACGGATGGTCTACTGGGCGGGCACGTCATCAAGCTCGGCGCGGGCAACGAGGCCGCCGCCATCGAAGCGCTCGCGGCCTGGCCCAGCGGCCTACAGCTGGGCGGGGGCGTGACGCTGGACAACGCCGCGGAGTGGCTGGCGCGCGGCGCGGCCAAGGTCATCGTCACCAGCTGGCTGTTCGTGGACAAGCGCCTGGACCTCGGGCGCGTGGAGGCGCTGGCGCGCGCCATCGGCCCCGAGCACCTGGTGGTGGACCTGAGCTGCCGCCGTGTCGCGGAGGGCTGGCGCGTGGCGACCGACCGTTGGCAGACCGTCACCGAGACCCCCATCGACGGGCCGACGCTGGCCACGCTCGCGCCCCTGTGCAGCGAGCTGCTGGTGCACGCCGCCGACGTCGAGGGGCGCTGCGAAGGCATCGACGAGGCGCTGGTCGCCGTGCTCGGCGCGGAGTGCCCCCTGCCCTGCACCTACGCGGGGGGCGGGCGCGACATCG contains:
- a CDS encoding VOC family protein; this translates as MTFHVHHIGVAACDVERTLAFYETLFDGRREPLGGHMLVVAGELRVAVVPLRDDDPRGHAAGLHVAVALPTSARQDVEQRLRALGAPHEPARSSLYVRDPDGLTLELVFT
- a CDS encoding FadR family transcriptional regulator, translated to MADTDRSETTVDVLERTLVRRILRREYPAGANLPSVRALAAEFDVTAPTIQRVTARLEAHGLVEARHGSGVRVLDATRTGGLSLLPLWFDALSDNPPEAARVFRECMELRRLVTLHLAPRIDAVASAPELVKAVQRTLGAQTQDELMEADLAFTRAVLDAAGHFGATALFNTVETVIRSVPGVADAFYGDPSFLRDATRVIVDAVIANAPERDRVIMDALTRLDERAAERFERSVAARGQPAKERP
- a CDS encoding zinc-binding dehydrogenase, producing MSSGRVEVSGRGAARRMRYVEGPLLPPGPGEARVRVRYAGVAYGDVMRRKGVLAPPFDFTPGYDVTGEIDEVGEATPLMAGQRVAVLMPLTGFGGYAQHVVVPASACVPIPDGVHAREALGLGLNAITALQVLTRVARVPEGGNVLVHGAAGGVGCAVLDIASQRGLRVYGTASAGKHHVVRERGGEPIDYRAVDFVSAVREQTGGRGVDVVIDGIGGEHLKKSAQALAPGGTLVALGVSGDVERGLGGVVGGLRHVLGAALRPGIRVRMYGITASPGCGPAACRADWAELMCALAAGKLRTPLIGAERALSRAEQAHALLEGGSITGKVVLKA
- a CDS encoding zinc-binding dehydrogenase; this encodes MRAIWIPKAGKANVLELRESPDPEPKSGEVRVRAQAAGLNFAEVMARQGLYPDAPPTPFVPGYEVAGVVDAVGDGVTGVAIGDRVAALTRFGGHADCVVVPANQVFHMPANMSFEQGAALPVNYLTAYHMLFQVARIKPGDHVLIHMAAGGVGTAVLQLCKTIPDITTYGTASAGKHDYVRSHGCDHAIDYRTQDYVAEIKRLTEGRGVNLIMDALGGRDWKKGYSVLRASGLLIAFGWANMNAGEKRSIGRILKEITGLPRFAPTTFMDDNRGMAGVNLGHLWHEVDMLAGQANALMKHFEEGQIAPHVDKVFPFAEAAEAHRYLEQGKNVGKVVLVP
- the hisA gene encoding phosphoribosylformimino-5-aminoimidazole carboxamide ribotide isomerase; translation: MTVFRPCIDLHDGKVKQIVGGTLRDEGEGPRENFVSEQPASWFAERYRTDGLLGGHVIKLGAGNEAAAIEALAAWPSGLQLGGGVTLDNAAEWLARGAAKVIVTSWLFVDKRLDLGRVEALARAIGPEHLVVDLSCRRVAEGWRVATDRWQTVTETPIDGPTLATLAPLCSELLVHAADVEGRCEGIDEALVAVLGAECPLPCTYAGGGRDIADLARVAELSGGRVDLTYGSALDLFGGSLVRYADCVAWNRAVDTAG